CACGGAAATATGTttttagagaaaatgggtgatgcactgacaagttttacactgtcaaccaatcacgaccatgaatcaggacaagtcagactgtaattttaaaaaaacttatatgacatggcaaaacgatttgtttctattggatgacagtgtaaaacttttttacactgtcagtgcactacctttaacctcatgtttttatatttttttcttgattttcccttattttttaattatttttaattatttaaatattaaactattatatatttattaaaaaataaaattagagaattatgaaaaatgtgaagaaataaaataaataaatacatgtataattattttaaattaagtttctgcttatttttaattatttataactttataaaaaattaaaattgtgaaattttcaatatattttaccCAAAATTAGAGTTACTGACATCAAAACCTCCAAATTTTATTCTGTGTTATGCTTCTGTTTACACAAAGTACTTCCTTTATTTTACATAATATAGTAGGAACAACTTACAACATAACTACATAAGATTACATTATTACACCATCTTTATGAAACCATCCTGGATTCGAGAATCAGGAGTAGCCAAAACACCCTCATTCCGATTATTCTTAAGCTCATTCACTTCCTGTGGACTAAGCCCAAAAACATGACCAAGAACTTCCGCAGGTGTAGCACTAATCGCAGAATCACGTCCTACCATTGTATTCACCTCAGCTCTATCATTCGTCTTAAAAACTACATATTCCAATCCCTCATTCCCTGCCTGTTCAGCCACCGCAAAATTCTGTGGCACCACCAACAACTTTCCCCTTCTCACCTCTCCATTAAACACCGATTTCCCCTCGCTATTCACCACTTGAACCCTTCCTCTCCCTCTAGTCACATACAGCACGCTGTTCGCATTCATGTTCCAATGCGGCACAAATATACCATCCTGCAACAATTTAGTATCAAGATGAATAAATCAGATATCTGTCATATGATGTTTGATAGCTTATCTGGACTAAATAACCAAAATTTGTTAATTTAGTTGTACCTTGTAGAGTTTAACCCATTGGGCACTAAGATGAAGCAACCTGAGAACTGGAAGAGTCAAACCGTTGACAGATGTTATGCGACCGGCTCTTGGGTTGAATACGTCGGCGCGTGAAGAATCAGCGAGGTTCTCGTGAAGCTTCAATGTACAAACGGTTTCCTCAAGGAAATTATCTTTTTGCCCCTCGCGTTCCTTAGTTTTTGTTcttctttgtttctctttctctgtttcttcttcctcttcttctcttatcTCACCACCATGTTCACTTCTTTCTCTTTCACCATGGTGACGATGATGCTCTTCGGtttttgtttctttctcttttacCATTTCACCTTCTTCTCCTTTACTTTCACCTTCTTTGTGTCTTCTTGTCTCTTTTCGCCATTCACGGTGTTCTCGTTCTGGTTTACCTGACTCATCTTCAACCACTTCTTCTTCCTCTACCACTTTTTCTTCGCGCTTTCGGTGTGTTCTCTCCTCTTCTGATCTAATTTCTGGCTCCAACGGTGGTCTTATAAGACTAAGACCTCCTTTCACGTGTATAATTTGGTGCTTACCTTGTCCACCATCTGGAGATTGAAGCTTCCTAATTATTCTCTCTTTCACTTTCAAAACTTCTCCTAAGAAACGCGAATCAAAGCCACTGAACATGTTGTTACTCTCTTCTTCGTCACCGTGCTTTCTTCCACTCTGTGTTAATGGATTCCCACCAAGATAGAATCTCTACATTAACCACATGAACAAATCAATATTAatcatcaaaaaaaatatttagattatatTAAAGCGTGAATGAATAATTTACTCACTCTGGGGACTCGATCGAGTTGGTTCAGTTTGTTGGAAGTGTCGAGGAGGCTGACGATAACGAGCGGGGTATTACCGTAATTGTAAGTCCAGTAAGGAACACCAGGTGGAATAGCAATAATGTCACCCTGCTTCACGTAACGAACCTTTTGATGACGGTCTTGTTGTAGTTGTGGCCTTCCTCTTCTTTCCCATTGTGGCTCTTCATATGTCTCAGCACAACCTGGAATCGCCATTCCCAACACTCCCATTCCTGTGTATGCATGCATATATTAGAAACATTGTTGGATTAAATTTACTAGTAAATGAAATGAAGTATTCGTAACTAGAACTTGACCTTGTTCTACGAAATGGAGTTCAGGATATGCAACGTAAGATGGTAAAAGAAGCCCATTGGGATCGATGGTGCGTTTGAGAACAGAGACACCAGCACAACGTAGGTCAGGTTGGGTAGGATCCCAGGTTTCGGTGAAACCAGCTTCGGAGTCATAGCGGTTGTCGGGTTCACGTGCGTCGATGGTATCGAGTTGGCACTCGTAGAGCTCGCTTGGCTCACGTGGTAACTGGCGCGCTGAGCAGGTACACGTGAAGAGGAGCAGGATGGATAGAAGAGAGAAACAGTAGGAATTTGGTTTTGCCATGTTGGGTGAAGTGAGTTAGGAGGAGAATGGAAATTGCTTTGCTACGTGGTGATTTATAGAGATGGTGAGAAGGTTGAATGGTGGACACGATGAATGTGAGTTTATGAAACGTGGACATTCTTCGCGGTGCATGTCTATCGAATCCTTCATTCTTACACCTCATCATGCTTCAATTATTGACATTGCGGTGCAATTTGTTCAGGGTGCCGCTGCAACAGAATCACTGCATTGAATTGCAATAGGCAGCACATTTACTCCTATAAAGTAACCTCACATCATTTTAACCTATTTAAAaaatggtgaattcttatctacccaactcaaaaagttgggtaaatttACTTTCAATGTAAAATGTCTTGGAAACAACCAAAAAGTttgttatttaataattaattaaataagataaaactaAATGATGTAATCTGATTGGTGGAAGGTACATTACTCAACTTTTTGTAATGGGTAGAAAAGTTGTCCCCTTAAAAAAATTCAAGAACCGAATGGAAATGAATTGAATTGAACTATTATGGAGATACAGTTTTAGAACTGAACCATAACTGAAATGTACATTACTCAACTTTTTGTAATGAGTAGAAAAATTGTCCCCTTAAAAAAATTCAAGAACCGAATGGAAATGAATTGAATTGAACTATTATGGAGATACAGTTTTAGAAGTGAACCATAACTGAAATCGAACTGAACTGAAACTAAACTCAAATcgaataaaaatgaaaatgaaaaatatttaaaataagttaatttttttattaaaaaatgaaaaatagctTAACGGTTCGGTTCTTTGATAAACATTCAGAATTTCGAAACGGTATACCAAACAAATAATTTTGATTATGTTCGattcttaataaattaaaacagtTCGGTTCAGTTCAAGTAAATTTTTACTATAATTTGGTTTTGTTCAGTTTTTTTTGTACCATGAACCgccctaattaaaataataaattacttCTTAAAAAATAATTCTCAATATTGTTAAGAGATTCAACAAGAGAGCTCTAAACAACAAAAGTCAAAAACACATTTCATTCACAATACAAAGATGATATGTATTTAGGACTCTCGTTTCTTCTTCAGCGATCCAAAACATTTTCTTTTTACTTCTTCAAAGCTCTGGTACATAAAACATCACTACTCATCTTGTTtatgttgttgtggttgttgagACTCGAAATCCtagagat
The Vicia villosa cultivar HV-30 ecotype Madison, WI linkage group LG6, Vvil1.0, whole genome shotgun sequence genome window above contains:
- the LOC131610088 gene encoding legumin J-like; its protein translation is MAKPNSYCFSLLSILLLFTCTCSARQLPREPSELYECQLDTIDAREPDNRYDSEAGFTETWDPTQPDLRCAGVSVLKRTIDPNGLLLPSYVAYPELHFVEQGMGVLGMAIPGCAETYEEPQWERRGRPQLQQDRHQKVRYVKQGDIIAIPPGVPYWTYNYGNTPLVIVSLLDTSNKLNQLDRVPRRFYLGGNPLTQSGRKHGDEEESNNMFSGFDSRFLGEVLKVKERIIRKLQSPDGGQGKHQIIHVKGGLSLIRPPLEPEIRSEEERTHRKREEKVVEEEEVVEDESGKPEREHREWRKETRRHKEGESKGEEGEMVKEKETKTEEHHRHHGERERSEHGGEIREEEEEETEKEKQRRTKTKEREGQKDNFLEETVCTLKLHENLADSSRADVFNPRAGRITSVNGLTLPVLRLLHLSAQWVKLYKDGIFVPHWNMNANSVLYVTRGRGRVQVVNSEGKSVFNGEVRRGKLLVVPQNFAVAEQAGNEGLEYVVFKTNDRAEVNTMVGRDSAISATPAEVLGHVFGLSPQEVNELKNNRNEGVLATPDSRIQDGFIKMV